In Musa acuminata AAA Group cultivar baxijiao chromosome BXJ3-9, Cavendish_Baxijiao_AAA, whole genome shotgun sequence, a single genomic region encodes these proteins:
- the LOC103998243 gene encoding RNA-binding protein BRN1 isoform X2, whose amino-acid sequence MAEGEKRGGERGEESVKLFVGQVPKHMTEEELMNLFKEVALVDEVSIIKDKVTKASRGCCFLFCPSRQEADKAVAACHNKRTLPGASSPMQVKYADGEPERLEHKLFIGMLPKNISDTEVAVLFSKYGTIRDLLILRGSQQISKGCAFLKYETKEQALTALEALNGKHRMEGSSVPLVVKWADTEKERQARRAQKAQSQASNVSNPSSMQQPSIFGALPMGYMSPYNGYGYQPPGTYGLMQYPLASMRNQAAFHNMIPSVNQGNAVRGISSDVSPCTGPRNLNTTQPGGFIGSPYPILSGLQYPLAYPADSGHLGDSNGSGHPVNIKTNPAKSSSPTTNSGTQIEGPPGANLFIYHIPQEYGDQELSNAFQGFGRVLSAKVFIDKATGVSKCFGFISYDTPAAAQAAINVMNGFQLGGKKLKVQLKKENKVNHINGEIRL is encoded by the exons ATGGCGGAAGGAGAGAAGAGAGGAGGGGAGAGGGGAGAAGAGAGCGTGAAGCTGTTTGTGGGACAGGTACCTAAGCACATGACGGAGGAGGAGCTCATGAACCTGTTCAAGGAGGTGGCTCTCGTCGACGAAGTCAGCATCATCAAGGACAAAGTTACCAAGGCGTCCCGAG GTTGCTGTTTCCTGTTCTGCCCGTCGCGGCAGGAGGCCGACAAGGCGGTCGCGGCGTGCCATAACAAGCGGACGCTCCCCGGT GCTTCTAGTCCAATGCAAGTGAAGTATGCTGATGGTGAGCCGGAAAGGCTAG AGCACAAGCTTTTCATTGGAATGCTTCCAAAGAACATATCTGATACTGAAGTTGCAGTGTTATTTTCAAAATATGGTACTATTAGGGACTTACTGATCTTGAGAGGTTCTCAACAAATAAGTAAAG GCTGTGCatttttgaaatatgaaacaaaagAACAGGCTTTGACAGCCCTTGAAGCCTTAAATGGGAAACATAGGATGGAG GGTTCAAGTGTGCCTCTGGTTGTTAAGTGGGCTGACACAGAAAAGGAAAGGCAAGCTCGAAGGGCACAAAAAGCTCAATCTCAGGCATCTAATGTTTCTAATCCCAGTTCAATGCAGCAGCCATCAATATTTGGAGCATTACCAATGGGGTATATGTCTCCATATAATGGATATGGGTATCAG CCACCTGGAACTTATGGACTTATGCAGTATCCTCTAGCTTCAATGCGAAATCAAGCTGCATTTCATAATATGATCCCATCAGTTAATCAAGGTAATGCAGTGCGTGGGATCAGTTCAGATGTTTCTCCATGCACAGGACCTAGAAATTTAAATACAACGCAACCCGGTGGCTTCATAGGTTCACCATATCCCATATTGTCAGGTCTTCAATATCCATTGGCATATCCAGCGGATAGTGGGCATTTGGGTGATTCTAATGGTTCAGGCCATCCTGTTAATATTAAAACCAACCCAGCAAAATCTTCAAGCCCTACCACAAATTCTGGAACTCAGATAGAAG GCCCTCCTGGAGctaatttatttatatatcatATTCCACAAGAATATGGCGATCAAGAGCTCTCAAATGCCTTTCAGGGATTTGGCAGGGTTTTAAGTGCTAAAGTGTTTATAGACAAAGCAACTGGTGTTAGTAAATGCTTTG GTTTCATCAGTTATGACACGCCTGCAGCTGCCCAGGCTGCCATCAATGTGATGAATGGCTTCCAATTAGGTGGTAAGAAGTTGAAGGTACAacttaagaaagaaaacaaaGTAAACCACATAAATGGTGAAATTCGTTTATGA
- the LOC103998243 gene encoding RNA-binding protein BRN1 isoform X3 → MAEGEKRGGERGEESVKLFVGQVPKHMTEEELMNLFKEVALVDEVSIIKDKVTKASRGCCFLFCPSRQEADKAVAACHNKRTLPGASSPMQVKYADGEPERLEHKLFIGMLPKNISDTEVAVLFSKYGTIRDLLILRGSQQISKAGCAFLKYETKEQALTALEALNGKHRMEGSSVPLVVKWADTEKERQARRAQKAQSQASNVSNPSSMQQPSIFGALPMGYMSPYNGYGYQPPGTYGLMQYPLASMRNQAAFHNMIPSVNQGLQYPLAYPADSGHLGDSNGSGHPVNIKTNPAKSSSPTTNSGTQIEGPPGANLFIYHIPQEYGDQELSNAFQGFGRVLSAKVFIDKATGVSKCFGFISYDTPAAAQAAINVMNGFQLGGKKLKVQLKKENKVNHINGEIRL, encoded by the exons ATGGCGGAAGGAGAGAAGAGAGGAGGGGAGAGGGGAGAAGAGAGCGTGAAGCTGTTTGTGGGACAGGTACCTAAGCACATGACGGAGGAGGAGCTCATGAACCTGTTCAAGGAGGTGGCTCTCGTCGACGAAGTCAGCATCATCAAGGACAAAGTTACCAAGGCGTCCCGAG GTTGCTGTTTCCTGTTCTGCCCGTCGCGGCAGGAGGCCGACAAGGCGGTCGCGGCGTGCCATAACAAGCGGACGCTCCCCGGT GCTTCTAGTCCAATGCAAGTGAAGTATGCTGATGGTGAGCCGGAAAGGCTAG AGCACAAGCTTTTCATTGGAATGCTTCCAAAGAACATATCTGATACTGAAGTTGCAGTGTTATTTTCAAAATATGGTACTATTAGGGACTTACTGATCTTGAGAGGTTCTCAACAAATAAGTAAAG CAGGCTGTGCatttttgaaatatgaaacaaaagAACAGGCTTTGACAGCCCTTGAAGCCTTAAATGGGAAACATAGGATGGAG GGTTCAAGTGTGCCTCTGGTTGTTAAGTGGGCTGACACAGAAAAGGAAAGGCAAGCTCGAAGGGCACAAAAAGCTCAATCTCAGGCATCTAATGTTTCTAATCCCAGTTCAATGCAGCAGCCATCAATATTTGGAGCATTACCAATGGGGTATATGTCTCCATATAATGGATATGGGTATCAG CCACCTGGAACTTATGGACTTATGCAGTATCCTCTAGCTTCAATGCGAAATCAAGCTGCATTTCATAATATGATCCCATCAGTTAATCAAG GTCTTCAATATCCATTGGCATATCCAGCGGATAGTGGGCATTTGGGTGATTCTAATGGTTCAGGCCATCCTGTTAATATTAAAACCAACCCAGCAAAATCTTCAAGCCCTACCACAAATTCTGGAACTCAGATAGAAG GCCCTCCTGGAGctaatttatttatatatcatATTCCACAAGAATATGGCGATCAAGAGCTCTCAAATGCCTTTCAGGGATTTGGCAGGGTTTTAAGTGCTAAAGTGTTTATAGACAAAGCAACTGGTGTTAGTAAATGCTTTG GTTTCATCAGTTATGACACGCCTGCAGCTGCCCAGGCTGCCATCAATGTGATGAATGGCTTCCAATTAGGTGGTAAGAAGTTGAAGGTACAacttaagaaagaaaacaaaGTAAACCACATAAATGGTGAAATTCGTTTATGA
- the LOC103998243 gene encoding RNA-binding protein BRN1 isoform X4, translating into MQVKYADGEPERLEHKLFIGMLPKNISDTEVAVLFSKYGTIRDLLILRGSQQISKAGCAFLKYETKEQALTALEALNGKHRMEGSSVPLVVKWADTEKERQARRAQKAQSQASNVSNPSSMQQPSIFGALPMGYMSPYNGYGYQPPGTYGLMQYPLASMRNQAAFHNMIPSVNQGNAVRGISSDVSPCTGPRNLNTTQPGGFIGSPYPILSGLQYPLAYPADSGHLGDSNGSGHPVNIKTNPAKSSSPTTNSGTQIEGPPGANLFIYHIPQEYGDQELSNAFQGFGRVLSAKVFIDKATGVSKCFGFISYDTPAAAQAAINVMNGFQLGGKKLKVQLKKENKVNHINGEIRL; encoded by the exons ATGCAAGTGAAGTATGCTGATGGTGAGCCGGAAAGGCTAG AGCACAAGCTTTTCATTGGAATGCTTCCAAAGAACATATCTGATACTGAAGTTGCAGTGTTATTTTCAAAATATGGTACTATTAGGGACTTACTGATCTTGAGAGGTTCTCAACAAATAAGTAAAG CAGGCTGTGCatttttgaaatatgaaacaaaagAACAGGCTTTGACAGCCCTTGAAGCCTTAAATGGGAAACATAGGATGGAG GGTTCAAGTGTGCCTCTGGTTGTTAAGTGGGCTGACACAGAAAAGGAAAGGCAAGCTCGAAGGGCACAAAAAGCTCAATCTCAGGCATCTAATGTTTCTAATCCCAGTTCAATGCAGCAGCCATCAATATTTGGAGCATTACCAATGGGGTATATGTCTCCATATAATGGATATGGGTATCAG CCACCTGGAACTTATGGACTTATGCAGTATCCTCTAGCTTCAATGCGAAATCAAGCTGCATTTCATAATATGATCCCATCAGTTAATCAAGGTAATGCAGTGCGTGGGATCAGTTCAGATGTTTCTCCATGCACAGGACCTAGAAATTTAAATACAACGCAACCCGGTGGCTTCATAGGTTCACCATATCCCATATTGTCAGGTCTTCAATATCCATTGGCATATCCAGCGGATAGTGGGCATTTGGGTGATTCTAATGGTTCAGGCCATCCTGTTAATATTAAAACCAACCCAGCAAAATCTTCAAGCCCTACCACAAATTCTGGAACTCAGATAGAAG GCCCTCCTGGAGctaatttatttatatatcatATTCCACAAGAATATGGCGATCAAGAGCTCTCAAATGCCTTTCAGGGATTTGGCAGGGTTTTAAGTGCTAAAGTGTTTATAGACAAAGCAACTGGTGTTAGTAAATGCTTTG GTTTCATCAGTTATGACACGCCTGCAGCTGCCCAGGCTGCCATCAATGTGATGAATGGCTTCCAATTAGGTGGTAAGAAGTTGAAGGTACAacttaagaaagaaaacaaaGTAAACCACATAAATGGTGAAATTCGTTTATGA
- the LOC103998243 gene encoding RNA-binding protein BRN1 isoform X1 has product MAEGEKRGGERGEESVKLFVGQVPKHMTEEELMNLFKEVALVDEVSIIKDKVTKASRGCCFLFCPSRQEADKAVAACHNKRTLPGASSPMQVKYADGEPERLEHKLFIGMLPKNISDTEVAVLFSKYGTIRDLLILRGSQQISKAGCAFLKYETKEQALTALEALNGKHRMEGSSVPLVVKWADTEKERQARRAQKAQSQASNVSNPSSMQQPSIFGALPMGYMSPYNGYGYQPPGTYGLMQYPLASMRNQAAFHNMIPSVNQGNAVRGISSDVSPCTGPRNLNTTQPGGFIGSPYPILSGLQYPLAYPADSGHLGDSNGSGHPVNIKTNPAKSSSPTTNSGTQIEGPPGANLFIYHIPQEYGDQELSNAFQGFGRVLSAKVFIDKATGVSKCFGFISYDTPAAAQAAINVMNGFQLGGKKLKVQLKKENKVNHINGEIRL; this is encoded by the exons ATGGCGGAAGGAGAGAAGAGAGGAGGGGAGAGGGGAGAAGAGAGCGTGAAGCTGTTTGTGGGACAGGTACCTAAGCACATGACGGAGGAGGAGCTCATGAACCTGTTCAAGGAGGTGGCTCTCGTCGACGAAGTCAGCATCATCAAGGACAAAGTTACCAAGGCGTCCCGAG GTTGCTGTTTCCTGTTCTGCCCGTCGCGGCAGGAGGCCGACAAGGCGGTCGCGGCGTGCCATAACAAGCGGACGCTCCCCGGT GCTTCTAGTCCAATGCAAGTGAAGTATGCTGATGGTGAGCCGGAAAGGCTAG AGCACAAGCTTTTCATTGGAATGCTTCCAAAGAACATATCTGATACTGAAGTTGCAGTGTTATTTTCAAAATATGGTACTATTAGGGACTTACTGATCTTGAGAGGTTCTCAACAAATAAGTAAAG CAGGCTGTGCatttttgaaatatgaaacaaaagAACAGGCTTTGACAGCCCTTGAAGCCTTAAATGGGAAACATAGGATGGAG GGTTCAAGTGTGCCTCTGGTTGTTAAGTGGGCTGACACAGAAAAGGAAAGGCAAGCTCGAAGGGCACAAAAAGCTCAATCTCAGGCATCTAATGTTTCTAATCCCAGTTCAATGCAGCAGCCATCAATATTTGGAGCATTACCAATGGGGTATATGTCTCCATATAATGGATATGGGTATCAG CCACCTGGAACTTATGGACTTATGCAGTATCCTCTAGCTTCAATGCGAAATCAAGCTGCATTTCATAATATGATCCCATCAGTTAATCAAGGTAATGCAGTGCGTGGGATCAGTTCAGATGTTTCTCCATGCACAGGACCTAGAAATTTAAATACAACGCAACCCGGTGGCTTCATAGGTTCACCATATCCCATATTGTCAGGTCTTCAATATCCATTGGCATATCCAGCGGATAGTGGGCATTTGGGTGATTCTAATGGTTCAGGCCATCCTGTTAATATTAAAACCAACCCAGCAAAATCTTCAAGCCCTACCACAAATTCTGGAACTCAGATAGAAG GCCCTCCTGGAGctaatttatttatatatcatATTCCACAAGAATATGGCGATCAAGAGCTCTCAAATGCCTTTCAGGGATTTGGCAGGGTTTTAAGTGCTAAAGTGTTTATAGACAAAGCAACTGGTGTTAGTAAATGCTTTG GTTTCATCAGTTATGACACGCCTGCAGCTGCCCAGGCTGCCATCAATGTGATGAATGGCTTCCAATTAGGTGGTAAGAAGTTGAAGGTACAacttaagaaagaaaacaaaGTAAACCACATAAATGGTGAAATTCGTTTATGA